A genome region from Acidobacteriota bacterium includes the following:
- a CDS encoding SBBP repeat-containing protein produces the protein MKPQNNHRIVWLSLTLALAVLTTFFCHNWNRFGAPAMFTRKNASVPLSPAAPKTGDALTAQVGQPGAQIAKKVTATRAFDGLPLYFIENRGQLDARVAYYLQGRETSLYFTHTGLTFALSGATKLQPASFNAAHPPAAVQPWALKLDFVGADPAARPVGQETTPAAISHFDGPRQHWQAGLKTYARIVYRNLWPGIDLVYAGTVNRLKYEFVVNPGANPSRIQLAYRGAAAVEVNPAGQLEIRTPAGGFRDERPLAYQVQDGRRVEVASAYALQTAASGRAQAYGFSLGAYDRNQPLVIDPAVLVYSGLLGSTGNEAGNGITVDSAGNVYVTGTVGSSAASFPAAEGPMQNEGGNSAAFVAKLGADGKSLFYASYLGGKGESAGQAIAVDARGNAYVTGRTAATSFPTINAPQSKLGGGKDAFVAALDATGSKLVYSTYLGGAGTDDVRAVALDASGALYLVGNTEGGLPLAPDSLRPAYGGGAHDAFVMKLRPLAARGADSIVYSTYLGGSGDDLATSLAVDAEGQAYVTGQTSSPDFPLAKAFRSILEGQTEAFVVKLNQAGSALFMRHSLAAQEPTKAAALRWMRQATRI, from the coding sequence ATGAAACCGCAAAACAATCATCGCATCGTTTGGCTGAGTTTGACGCTCGCGCTCGCCGTGTTGACGACGTTTTTCTGCCACAACTGGAACCGGTTCGGAGCGCCAGCCATGTTCACGCGCAAAAATGCCAGCGTCCCACTCTCCCCCGCTGCGCCGAAAACAGGTGACGCCCTAACTGCGCAAGTTGGGCAGCCTGGCGCGCAGATCGCAAAAAAGGTAACAGCAACCAGGGCCTTTGACGGGCTGCCCCTTTACTTTATCGAAAACCGTGGACAGTTGGACGCGCGCGTCGCGTATTACCTGCAAGGCCGCGAGACCTCGCTTTACTTCACCCACACAGGCCTCACCTTTGCGCTGAGCGGCGCAACGAAATTACAACCGGCGTCTTTCAACGCGGCTCACCCGCCAGCCGCCGTGCAACCTTGGGCGTTGAAGCTCGATTTTGTGGGTGCTGATCCGGCGGCGCGTCCCGTGGGGCAAGAGACGACTCCGGCGGCAATCAGCCATTTTGACGGCCCGCGCCAGCACTGGCAGGCCGGGTTGAAAACCTATGCGCGGATTGTCTATCGCAACCTCTGGCCGGGAATTGATTTGGTCTATGCGGGCACGGTCAACCGCTTGAAGTACGAATTCGTGGTGAATCCGGGCGCCAATCCCAGCCGGATTCAATTGGCCTATCGAGGCGCTGCGGCGGTCGAAGTCAATCCGGCGGGGCAGCTTGAAATCCGCACGCCGGCCGGTGGATTCCGCGATGAACGTCCGCTGGCCTATCAGGTTCAGGATGGCCGGCGTGTGGAAGTCGCCTCGGCGTATGCATTGCAAACTGCCGCGAGCGGGCGCGCGCAGGCTTATGGATTCAGTCTTGGCGCGTATGACCGCAACCAGCCGCTGGTGATTGATCCGGCAGTGCTGGTTTACTCCGGTTTGCTCGGCAGCACGGGGAATGAAGCGGGCAACGGCATCACGGTGGACAGCGCAGGCAACGTTTACGTCACAGGCACGGTCGGTTCATCCGCCGCTAGTTTTCCCGCCGCTGAAGGCCCCATGCAAAACGAAGGCGGCAACTCTGCCGCTTTCGTCGCCAAGCTGGGCGCGGATGGCAAGTCGCTTTTTTATGCCAGCTATCTGGGCGGCAAAGGCGAAAGCGCCGGGCAGGCCATCGCGGTGGATGCACGGGGCAATGCTTATGTGACAGGGCGAACGGCCGCGACTTCTTTCCCCACCATCAACGCGCCACAAAGCAAACTGGGCGGCGGGAAAGACGCTTTCGTCGCGGCCCTGGACGCGACCGGTTCAAAGCTCGTTTATTCGACTTACCTGGGCGGCGCGGGAACTGACGATGTTCGCGCCGTCGCGCTGGATGCCAGCGGCGCTTTGTATTTGGTGGGCAATACAGAAGGAGGCTTGCCGCTCGCGCCCGATTCGTTACGGCCCGCATACGGCGGCGGCGCGCACGATGCTTTTGTGATGAAGCTGCGCCCGCTGGCGGCGCGCGGCGCTGATTCGATTGTCTATTCCACCTATCTCGGCGGCAGCGGCGATGATCTGGCCACGAGCCTTGCAGTGGATGCCGAAGGCCAGGCTTACGTGACGGGCCAAACCAGTTCACCCGATTTCCCCTTAGCCAAGGCGTTCCGCTCGATACTTGAAGGGCAGACAGAAGCCTTTGTCGTGAAGCTGAATCAAGCCGGTTCGGCGCTGTTTATGCGACATTCCTTGGCGGCGCAGGAGCCGACGAAGGCTGCGGCATTGCGGTGGATGCGGCAGGCAACGCGTATCTGA
- a CDS encoding protein kinase, whose protein sequence is MIPEQLSHYRIIRQIGAGGMGEVYLAEDQQLGRQVALKLLPPKFTQDKERLRRFEQEAHAASRLSHPHIMTIYEVGAVEGLHFIVTEYIKGRTLKARLAEGRLRVEEALELIAQVASALDALHQAGIVHRDIKPENLMQHEDGYLKLLDFGLAKLSEPLWFTRAVPQDMAVTQAEEAEAPFADPFATQFDASQKAKREGLAETTPGLILGTLRYMSPEQARGQKVDARSDLFSLGIVFYEMLTGRPPFDGPTTGDVMVALLDRQPQPLKRYAPEINAEVEAWLAKALAKERHERYQTAAELLTELKCVQRSWRRATSGAGDSPTGRVALETEPLEETPVDSSGGRKAGRSGSAPAGDSSGASGRASGRRGARAFDSLAVLPFVNASASSSGSDDAGYLSEGIPESLIRNLARLPQLRVMAWSTMARYRGQEHDPLTVGRELGVSAVFAGRLHQFSERLVIKAELVSTADGSQIWGGQYQRALADVFALEQEIAQELCQNLRLRLNEAEQAQVARRYTENPAAYRAFLQGRYYWQQRSAAGLRQAIAAFQQAIALDPTYAPAHVGLADCFMILGAYGAMPPRMVMPQAKQLILRALQLDHTLAEAHASLGALHAWFDWDWPASEREFKRAMELNPTYAMAPHWYASIYLAAQGRLDEALEYQQRAAQLEPLSLVINTNLGWITYQARAYEQAATHCQRALELQPAHVQALYYLALVHIQQERFDEAISLLQKSWEISGEGTVLRGGLGYAYARAGQRAEAEAVLAELTALLPTQQGSHYFLAMVQAGLGHTEAALQALELAFEERVCMLVHLPTEPIFDSLRHAARFTELIRRVGLSA, encoded by the coding sequence ATGATTCCCGAACAGCTTTCCCACTATCGCATCATCCGCCAAATCGGCGCGGGCGGCATGGGCGAGGTGTATCTCGCCGAAGACCAGCAACTGGGGCGGCAGGTCGCGCTCAAATTGCTGCCGCCCAAATTCACGCAAGACAAAGAACGCCTGCGCCGTTTTGAGCAGGAAGCGCACGCCGCCAGCCGTCTGAGCCATCCGCACATCATGACCATCTACGAAGTCGGCGCGGTGGAGGGGCTGCATTTCATCGTCACCGAATACATCAAGGGGCGCACGCTCAAAGCGCGTTTGGCCGAAGGCCGTTTGCGTGTAGAAGAGGCGCTGGAGCTGATCGCGCAAGTGGCGAGTGCGCTGGACGCCTTGCACCAGGCGGGCATCGTGCATCGGGACATCAAGCCAGAGAACCTGATGCAACACGAAGACGGTTATTTGAAGCTGCTCGATTTCGGCCTGGCCAAGCTGTCAGAGCCGCTCTGGTTTACCCGCGCCGTCCCGCAAGATATGGCCGTGACGCAGGCCGAAGAAGCGGAAGCGCCGTTTGCCGATCCCTTTGCCACACAATTCGACGCGTCCCAAAAAGCCAAACGTGAAGGCTTGGCCGAAACGACGCCGGGATTGATTCTGGGTACGCTGCGCTATATGTCGCCCGAACAGGCGCGCGGGCAAAAGGTAGACGCGCGCAGCGATCTGTTCAGCCTGGGCATCGTGTTTTATGAAATGCTGACCGGGCGGCCACCGTTTGATGGGCCGACGACCGGCGATGTGATGGTGGCCTTGTTGGATCGCCAGCCCCAACCGCTCAAACGCTACGCCCCTGAAATCAACGCTGAGGTGGAAGCCTGGCTGGCCAAGGCGCTGGCCAAAGAGCGCCATGAGCGGTATCAAACGGCGGCGGAATTGCTGACTGAGTTGAAGTGCGTGCAACGCAGTTGGCGGCGCGCGACGAGCGGCGCAGGCGATAGCCCGACGGGCCGCGTCGCCCTTGAGACAGAACCGTTAGAGGAAACGCCCGTTGATTCGTCGGGCGGCAGGAAAGCCGGACGCAGCGGTTCCGCGCCCGCTGGCGATTCATCGGGCGCATCCGGTCGTGCCAGCGGGCGACGCGGGGCGCGGGCGTTTGATTCGTTGGCCGTGCTGCCCTTTGTCAATGCCAGCGCCAGTTCCAGCGGCAGTGACGATGCCGGTTACTTGAGCGAAGGCATCCCCGAAAGTTTGATTCGCAATCTGGCGCGCTTGCCGCAATTGCGCGTGATGGCGTGGAGTACGATGGCGCGCTATCGCGGCCAGGAACACGATCCGTTGACGGTCGGGCGCGAACTGGGCGTGAGCGCAGTCTTTGCCGGACGCTTGCATCAATTCAGCGAACGGCTGGTCATCAAAGCTGAATTGGTCAGCACTGCCGACGGTTCGCAAATCTGGGGCGGGCAATATCAACGCGCGCTGGCCGACGTCTTTGCCCTCGAACAGGAAATCGCCCAAGAGCTTTGCCAAAACCTGCGACTGCGTTTGAACGAAGCCGAGCAGGCCCAGGTGGCGCGGCGTTACACCGAAAATCCGGCGGCCTATCGCGCGTTTTTGCAAGGCCGCTATTATTGGCAGCAACGCTCTGCCGCCGGTTTGCGCCAAGCCATCGCCGCCTTTCAACAAGCGATTGCGCTCGACCCTACCTATGCGCCCGCGCACGTCGGGCTGGCGGATTGTTTCATGATCCTGGGCGCTTACGGCGCAATGCCGCCGCGCATGGTGATGCCCCAGGCCAAACAATTGATATTGCGCGCGCTGCAACTCGACCACACCTTGGCCGAAGCGCATGCCTCGCTGGGCGCGCTGCACGCCTGGTTTGATTGGGATTGGCCTGCATCTGAACGCGAATTCAAGCGCGCTATGGAATTGAATCCAACATACGCAATGGCCCCGCACTGGTACGCCTCGATCTATCTGGCGGCGCAGGGGCGTTTGGACGAAGCGCTGGAATACCAGCAACGCGCCGCCCAACTGGAACCGTTGTCGCTGGTGATCAACACCAATCTAGGCTGGATCACCTATCAGGCGCGCGCTTATGAACAGGCCGCCACCCATTGCCAACGCGCGCTGGAATTGCAACCGGCGCACGTGCAGGCGCTCTATTACCTGGCGCTGGTGCACATTCAACAAGAACGCTTTGATGAAGCCATCAGCCTGTTGCAGAAATCCTGGGAAATTTCCGGCGAAGGCACGGTGCTGCGCGGCGGGTTGGGTTATGCCTACGCGCGGGCCGGACAACGCGCCGAGGCTGAAGCGGTGTTGGCCGAACTCACCGCGCTGTTGCCAACGCAACAAGGCTCGCATTATTTTTTGGCCATGGTGCAGGCCGGGCTGGGCCACACTGAGGCCGCGTTGCAAGCGCTGGAACTGGCCTTTGAAGAACGTGTTTGTATGCTGGTGCATCTGCCGACGGAGCCGATCTTCGACAGTTTGCGCCACGCAGCGCGCTTTACCGAATTGATTCGGCGTGTAGGATTGTCGGCATAA
- a CDS encoding DUF11 domain-containing protein → MLTYTTRSGSFAAINYLNKPDYRNYQANYNPADLTLVTQAIPVADLSLTKSDAPDPAPVGGNLTYTLNVANSGPNAATNVSVSDALPSGLSFVSAAASQGTCSGTSTVTCNLGTLNNGGTATVTIIVQPTLALAGTSVSNTASVTATEIDSNTANNAATATTTVIHSADLALTMSDAPDPVFAGDDLTYTLVVSNNGPSSAPGVTLSDTLPPGTFVSASAGCSQAFGTVTCNLGTLASAANATITIVLRPTGSGAINNTASVTSAVFDPNTANNAATQSTAVNPKADLSITKTDAPDPVLVGGNLTYTIRVTNNGPSPATGVTVADTLPAGVNFVSASAACSGTSTITCNLGTLAINQAAGVTIIVIPTAAAVPATSNTASVTSDIFDPNTANNTATQTTTVNAVTDLVIALADAPDPVLVGDNLTYTASVTNNGPADATGVTITDHLPSTVTVSSAAATSGSCTQTSGTVICNVGALSNGASATITIVVTPNASAAGTLNNIASVTGAETDPTPGNNSTTASTTVNPKAELSITKTDLPDPVFVGSPLTYEIRATNNGPSPATGVVVTDTLPAAVTFDVASFAIGATGQSCGYNGETRTVTCNIGNLANGVTANVTIVVIPEAAAVPSITNTASVTGNQTDPNAANNSATAVTTVLPRADLSITKSASPNPVTVFNSLTYTLAATNNGPSPATGVTITDQLPASVSFVSASLGCSQAGGLVTCAAGSLSNGATASFTLVVTPTTGGTISNTASVAGNEFDPNTANNTATASATVNAAADLALTNTATPDPVLTGAQLTYTLVVTNHGPGLAASVLVTDNLPNALTFISCATTGGGVCGGSGANRTVSFASLEAGAAATITIAAQVNCSVSNGTVLNNTATVSSATPDTLTGNNAATALITASDPPPTITAPAPVSITTSASATVCGVVVSEAQLGAATASDNCGGATITRSGVPAGNLFPVGTTTITYTANDGNGNTATATQTVTVVDNTPPVLACPANLSVAGNLAGLCGATVSPGAATASDNCAGVSVAGVRSDGQALNAAYPLGTTTITWTATDAAGNRASCQQQITVTNPAPAVTLTGSATGAVYPVNTPVNFTGSFTDNAGGTHTATWTVDALAQAGTVNEATGAITGSFTFTEAGVYKVTLTVTDGCGGTGSASTIDGLDLLVVIYDPNGGWVTGGGWINSPAGAYVPNPALTGKANFGFVSKYQNGQTVPTGNTEFQFKAGNLNFSSTSYEWMVISGARAQYKGAGTINGAGDYRFMLTAIDGQEPGGGGADKFRIRIWNNNGGGLVYDNQMNAPDSADLTTVLGGGSIVIHR, encoded by the coding sequence GTGTTGACCTACACCACGCGCAGCGGCAGTTTTGCGGCGATCAATTATCTGAACAAGCCGGATTACCGCAACTATCAGGCGAACTACAATCCGGCGGATTTGACGCTGGTGACGCAGGCGATCCCAGTGGCGGATCTGTCGCTCACCAAGAGTGACGCGCCCGACCCCGCGCCGGTGGGCGGCAATCTGACGTACACGCTTAACGTCGCCAACAGCGGCCCCAATGCGGCAACCAATGTTAGTGTGAGCGATGCGCTGCCGTCGGGCCTGAGCTTCGTTTCGGCTGCGGCCAGCCAGGGCACGTGCAGCGGGACGAGCACGGTCACGTGCAATCTCGGCACGCTCAACAACGGCGGCACGGCCACGGTGACGATCATCGTTCAACCGACATTGGCGCTGGCCGGAACCAGCGTCAGCAACACGGCGAGCGTGACGGCGACCGAGATTGACTCCAACACCGCCAACAACGCGGCTACGGCGACGACAACGGTCATTCACAGCGCCGATCTCGCGCTGACCATGTCCGATGCGCCCGACCCTGTGTTCGCGGGCGACGATCTGACTTACACGCTGGTCGTAAGCAACAACGGCCCTTCCAGCGCGCCCGGCGTCACCCTCAGCGACACACTGCCGCCGGGCACATTCGTCTCGGCCTCGGCAGGCTGTAGCCAGGCGTTCGGCACAGTCACGTGCAACCTGGGCACGCTGGCGAGCGCGGCCAACGCGACCATCACAATCGTGCTGCGACCAACAGGAAGCGGGGCGATCAACAATACGGCCAGCGTGACGAGCGCGGTCTTTGATCCGAACACCGCTAACAACGCCGCCACGCAGAGCACAGCGGTCAATCCGAAAGCTGATCTGTCCATCACCAAGACCGACGCGCCTGACCCGGTGCTGGTGGGCGGCAATCTGACGTACACCATTCGCGTCACGAACAACGGCCCTTCGCCAGCCACGGGCGTGACTGTCGCCGACACCTTGCCAGCGGGCGTGAACTTTGTTTCGGCTTCGGCTGCCTGCAGCGGAACGAGTACGATCACTTGTAATCTGGGCACGCTCGCCATCAATCAAGCGGCAGGAGTCACCATCATCGTCATCCCTACGGCGGCGGCAGTGCCCGCCACCAGCAACACCGCGAGCGTCACGAGCGACATCTTCGATCCCAACACCGCCAACAACACGGCGACGCAAACCACCACGGTCAACGCCGTGACCGACCTGGTAATCGCGCTGGCCGACGCACCCGATCCGGTGCTGGTGGGAGACAATCTGACCTATACGGCCAGCGTGACCAACAATGGCCCAGCGGACGCGACGGGCGTGACGATAACCGATCACTTGCCATCCACCGTGACGGTTAGCTCGGCTGCGGCAACCAGCGGAAGCTGTACGCAAACGAGCGGCACGGTCATTTGCAACGTTGGCGCACTGTCCAACGGGGCTTCCGCAACGATCACCATCGTCGTCACCCCCAACGCATCCGCAGCGGGAACTCTCAACAACATCGCCAGCGTGACGGGCGCTGAGACCGATCCCACGCCCGGCAACAATTCAACCACGGCGAGCACGACGGTCAATCCGAAAGCCGAGTTGTCCATCACGAAAACCGATCTGCCCGACCCGGTGTTTGTGGGCAGCCCGCTGACTTATGAGATCAGAGCCACTAACAACGGCCCGTCGCCAGCCACCGGCGTAGTTGTGACCGACACGCTGCCTGCGGCGGTCACCTTTGACGTAGCCTCATTTGCCATTGGCGCCACAGGGCAAAGTTGCGGCTACAATGGCGAAACGCGAACGGTCACGTGCAACATCGGCAATCTTGCCAATGGCGTCACCGCGAATGTAACCATCGTGGTGATCCCTGAGGCCGCAGCCGTGCCTTCGATTACCAACACAGCCAGTGTGACGGGCAACCAAACCGACCCCAACGCGGCGAACAACTCGGCGACCGCCGTCACCACAGTGCTGCCGCGCGCCGATCTGTCAATCACGAAATCCGCTTCGCCCAATCCGGTGACGGTCTTCAATTCGTTGACCTACACACTCGCCGCCACCAACAACGGCCCTTCGCCAGCGACGGGAGTAACCATCACCGATCAACTGCCGGCAAGTGTGAGCTTCGTTTCTGCTTCTCTGGGTTGCAGTCAGGCAGGCGGCCTCGTGACCTGCGCTGCCGGTTCTTTGAGCAACGGCGCGACGGCCAGCTTTACGCTTGTCGTCACGCCTACGACAGGCGGGACGATCAGCAACACGGCCAGTGTGGCGGGCAACGAGTTTGACCCGAACACAGCCAATAACACGGCGACGGCCAGCGCCACTGTGAATGCAGCGGCGGATTTGGCGCTCACCAATACGGCCACGCCAGACCCTGTGTTGACGGGCGCGCAACTCACCTACACGCTGGTGGTGACCAACCACGGGCCGGGCCTTGCCGCGTCAGTTCTAGTGACTGACAACTTGCCGAATGCGCTGACGTTCATCAGTTGCGCCACCACGGGCGGCGGCGTATGCGGCGGTTCAGGCGCCAATCGCACCGTCTCGTTCGCGTCGCTGGAGGCGGGGGCGGCGGCAACCATCACCATCGCCGCGCAGGTCAATTGTTCGGTGAGTAACGGAACCGTGCTCAACAACACGGCCACAGTCAGTTCGGCCACGCCCGACACGCTGACCGGCAACAACGCGGCGACGGCCTTGATTACAGCGTCTGATCCGCCCCCAACCATCACCGCGCCCGCGCCAGTGAGCATAACCACCAGCGCAAGCGCCACCGTCTGCGGCGTTGTAGTCAGCGAAGCGCAGCTCGGCGCGGCAACGGCCAGTGACAACTGCGGCGGCGCAACCATCACGCGCAGTGGCGTGCCAGCAGGCAATCTCTTCCCCGTCGGCACGACCACCATCACTTACACGGCGAACGATGGGAATGGCAATACGGCCACCGCGACGCAAACTGTGACCGTCGTTGACAACACACCGCCCGTGCTTGCGTGCCCGGCCAATCTCAGCGTCGCGGGCAACCTTGCCGGTCTGTGCGGCGCGACGGTGAGTCCGGGCGCGGCGACCGCGAGTGACAATTGCGCTGGCGTGTCTGTGGCCGGCGTGCGCAGCGATGGGCAGGCGCTCAATGCCGCGTATCCGCTCGGCACGACGACCATCACGTGGACAGCAACGGATGCGGCGGGCAATCGCGCTTCGTGCCAGCAACAGATCACCGTCACGAATCCGGCTCCGGCAGTCACACTCACCGGCTCGGCGACTGGCGCGGTTTACCCCGTGAATACGCCTGTCAACTTCACTGGCAGCTTTACCGACAACGCAGGCGGCACGCACACGGCCACCTGGACGGTTGACGCGCTCGCGCAAGCAGGCACGGTCAACGAAGCGACCGGCGCAATCACCGGCAGCTTCACCTTCACAGAAGCGGGCGTTTACAAAGTCACGCTGACGGTGACGGATGGTTGCGGCGGCACAGGGTCGGCCAGCACGATTGACGGGCTTGACCTGTTGGTTGTGATTTATGACCCGAACGGCGGCTGGGTGACGGGCGGCGGTTGGATCAATTCACCCGCCGGTGCGTATGTGCCGAATCCGGCGCTGACCGGCAAGGCCAACTTCGGCTTCGTCTCGAAGTACCAGAACGGCCAGACCGTCCCGACGGGCAACACCGAGTTCCAGTTCAAGGCGGGCAATCTGAACTTCAGCAGCACGAGCTATGAATGGATGGTCATCAGCGGCGCGCGCGCCCAATACAAAGGCGCGGGCACCATCAACGGCGCGGGCGATTACCGCTTCATGCTCACGGCGATTGACGGGCAGGAACCAGGCGGGGGCGGTGCGGACAAGTTCCGCATTCGCATCTGGAACAACAACGGGGGCGGGCTGGTTTACGACAACCAGATGAATGCGCCTGACAGTGCTGACCTGACCACGGTGCTGGGCGGCGGCAGCATCGTTATCCACCGTTAG
- a CDS encoding SBBP repeat-containing protein, translating to MCKAAKLNEAGSALSFSTYLGGSGDDEARALAIDAAGMLYLTGATNSTDFPTTKSARSAPNGGTDAFVAKIDAASSAEAATLTCAGTKTWLAGSGTWQTAANWSGGTLPVSTDDVCIPSGVTVTLSSGTYTINSLGSNGSLVFSAGGLTVTNSFNSDGAVTLNGGTLTLNNTSIINNTFTLSSGTLAGTGGLAVAGLTTWSGGTMSGSGVTDATGGLVLSGGGKSLSGRTLNNVGLATWTAGDLNFGSSAVLNNLVGATFDAQNNLNMLGGGNGTFNNAGLFKKSTGTGTTGVFVTFNNTGSVQLLSGTLSFAGGTHTGPFTGSAGTVFDFTPSGSASTSTFNAGADITAPAVTFTGGTANLGSTYNVTNSTTLNATGGGGTPTVNFNGTITNFGSTFTANAGTANVSSNPATAPTTFNVTGSKVNLNFNGAMSVGTSNIAYNSSTNYAGELTGPATLNISGLLTWTAGTMSGTGVTNANGGMSLSGGSRTLSSRMLNNAGTATWTAGDVNFSGAAVINNQAGATFDAQGNQLLNGTSTGTFNNAGLFKKSFDTSTTGCVASFSKTPAP from the coding sequence TTGTGCAAAGCCGCGAAGCTGAACGAAGCGGGTTCCGCGCTCTCCTTCTCGACGTACCTCGGCGGCAGCGGCGACGACGAAGCGCGCGCGCTCGCCATTGACGCGGCAGGCATGCTGTATCTGACCGGCGCGACCAACTCCACCGATTTCCCGACGACCAAATCAGCCCGCTCAGCGCCGAACGGCGGGACGGATGCATTCGTCGCCAAGATTGATGCGGCGTCCAGCGCCGAAGCCGCCACGCTCACCTGTGCGGGAACCAAAACCTGGCTTGCGGGCAGCGGCACGTGGCAGACGGCGGCCAATTGGAGCGGCGGCACACTGCCGGTTTCAACCGATGACGTGTGCATCCCGTCAGGCGTCACCGTCACGCTCTCGTCGGGCACATACACGATCAACAGCCTCGGCAGCAACGGTAGTTTGGTCTTTTCAGCCGGCGGGCTGACCGTCACGAACAGTTTCAACAGCGATGGCGCGGTGACGCTCAACGGCGGCACGCTGACGCTCAACAATACGTCAATCATCAACAATACATTCACGCTCAGCAGCGGAACACTCGCGGGCACAGGCGGACTGGCTGTCGCCGGTCTGACGACGTGGAGCGGGGGAACGATGAGCGGTTCAGGTGTAACCGATGCCACAGGCGGGCTCGTCTTGAGCGGCGGTGGGAAAAGCCTCAGCGGCCGAACGCTCAATAATGTGGGGCTGGCAACCTGGACGGCAGGGGATCTGAACTTCGGCAGTTCGGCGGTTCTCAATAATCTGGTCGGCGCGACCTTCGATGCGCAGAACAACCTGAATATGCTTGGCGGGGGGAATGGGACATTCAATAACGCGGGTCTGTTCAAGAAATCCACCGGCACCGGCACGACCGGTGTATTTGTCACTTTCAACAATACCGGCAGCGTGCAATTGCTGAGCGGCACGCTGAGCTTCGCTGGGGGCACGCATACCGGGCCATTCACCGGCTCCGCGGGGACAGTGTTTGACTTTACTCCCTCTGGCTCCGCCAGCACGAGTACGTTTAACGCCGGAGCAGATATTACCGCCCCGGCGGTAACCTTCACCGGCGGCACGGCCAATCTCGGGAGCACGTACAACGTCACGAATAGCACGACGTTGAACGCCACGGGCGGGGGCGGGACTCCGACCGTGAACTTCAACGGCACGATCACCAATTTTGGCAGCACCTTCACGGCCAACGCCGGAACAGCGAACGTCAGTTCCAATCCGGCGACCGCACCGACAACATTCAATGTGACAGGCAGCAAGGTAAACCTGAATTTCAATGGGGCAATGTCAGTTGGCACCTCAAATATCGCCTACAATTCGAGCACGAATTACGCCGGAGAATTGACCGGGCCTGCCACACTCAACATTTCCGGTCTGTTGACTTGGACAGCCGGAACGATGAGTGGCACGGGCGTGACCAATGCCAACGGCGGAATGAGCCTTAGCGGTGGCAGCCGGACGCTCAGTAGTCGCATGCTCAACAACGCGGGTACGGCGACTTGGACGGCGGGCGATGTCAACTTCAGCGGCGCGGCGGTCATCAACAACCAGGCGGGCGCGACCTTCGACGCGCAAGGCAATCAGTTGCTCAATGGAACGTCCACAGGGACGTTCAACAATGCAGGGCTGTTCAAGAAGTCATTCGACACCAGCACGACAGGGTGTGTGGCATCGTTTTCAAAAACACCGGCACCGTGA